The genomic segment CTGGAAGGGCCGTCCATCGAGCTGAAGGTCCGTCACTTTCGTACGCGGTCATACGAAGTCGTACGCGGTCATGCGAAGTCGTACGCGGTCATGCGAAGTCGTACGCGGTCATACGAAGCTGTACGGCGGCAGCGGCCCGCGCAGCCGCAGCTCCACCCCCTCTCCCAGGGCCTCGGCCAGCTCTCCTCCGGCCTCGGCGAACTCGTCGGACTTCTCGCCGTCCACCAGGAACGAGGCGTTCACGAAGTACTGCTGGGACGGTGGGGTGACCTGCTCGGCCAGGGCGTAGGGCCGCAGTGCGGCGAGGGCCTCCTCACCCAGCGCCTCCTGCCGGCTCTGCACCTCCTGGGCCACGAGTTCGCCAAGGGCGAGGCGGTCCTCGTACGTGCCGCCGCCCTCGCGGATCGCGTCGTTGAGCTCACGGGCCCGCGCGGACTCCGTCAGCACGGCGCGCAGGAGGGTGTCCTCGTCCAGTACGCCCTTGACGTTGAACTCCGCGCGTCCGGTGAGCTCGTCGAGCCGCTGGGAGAACGCCTCGGCCCGCTCCTGGAGCAGCTCTTCCACGGCGGACTCGTCCGGGGCGACGAAGCCGAAGCTCATCGGCAGAATGGCGCCGTCGGCCCACAGCTGTTCCTGGACATCGAGGTGGGCCTCCACGTCCCGGCGGCTGACCGAGAGCACCTCGGGGGCCTCGCTGACGACGGCACTCAGCTCGCCGCTGCTGACGGCGTGCAGTTCGGCGGGGTCCTCTCCGACGCCCTTGACGTGGTCCAGGCCCAGCGGATGTGCCGCCTTGGTGATCGCGTAGACGTACACGGACATCGGCTCGGTCACTCCTCACGGTCTCTGGAGGAACGGCGGCTCGCGCTCCGCTCGGAGCGCACGCGCTGCTTCTCGCGCCCGACGGACCCGCGCTCGTCCTCGTCCCCGCGCCCCTTCTGGAGCGAATCGGTGACGGCCTGGACCGCGCCCGTGAGTGCCCCTTTGCTCTTGCCCCGGGCGCCCGCCTCGGTGGTGTCCCCGACGATGTCCGTCAGCTGGGAGGGGGCCTTGCGCCCCGATTCCAGGTCCAGCCGGTTGCACGCCTCCGCGAAGCGCAGATACGTGTCGACACTGGCCACGACGACCCGGGCGTCGATCTTCAGGATCTCGATGCCCACCAGGGAGACCCGTACGAACGCGTCGATGACCAGCCCCCGGTCGAGGACGAGTTCCAGCACGTCGTACAGGTTTCCCGAGCCACCACCACGGGCGACGCCGGCGCCGCCCTCGCCCTGCGGCACCACAGTCACGATCTCTTCCCTTCCGATGCGGGAAGCCGTACGTCAGGGGCTGCGAGCCGTGGCTCAGACGGCGTTGCCGACTTCTCGGCGGCCGTGGCCGCGTCGGCTCAGCGGTTGCCCCGGTCGACCTGCGCGCGCGTGTACCGGCGTCCGCGCTCGTACGCCAGCAGCTTGCCCGCGGGATCCAGAACGACCCGGTAGCCGGCCATCACACTGGTCGTCTGCGGGACGCGCTCCAGCTCCAGGACCTCGACCTGGGCCTCCCAGCCCTCGTCGGTCGGCTTCAGCGCGGAAACTGACTCGGGAGCGCGGCCCAGCAACTCGGTGAGCTGCTCGATCGCGCTCCGCATGGCCTCGGGCGCGGAGAGGCGTTCCTCGGCGGGCTCCTGCCGCGGGGAACGGCGCTTCTCCGACTCGTGACCGTTCGTCATCATCACCTTCTTACCCTTTGTCCATCATCGACCTCCGGCGCCTCCTATGCCACTCCTGAGCGGGCCCTCGCGTTCACTCCGTCGTCAGGTAGGAGTGCAGGTGGCCCGCTCCCTCCAGCATCGCCGCCGTGCGGGTGGTCAGCGCGGTGCGGCGGGTGGTGATCGCGGAACTCAGGGCCTCGGTGCCGCCCTCCCGGCGGAGGTCTTCGAGGACGGGACGGATGTGGTCGAGGAGGTAGTGGTTGCGGCGGAGGGCGAGGATGAAGCGGGCGTCGCGTACCTCGTCGGGCGCGTAGTGGCGGTAGCCGGTGCCGCGTGCGCGGCGGGGGGAGAGGAGCCCGGCGGCCTCCCAGACGCGGAGCGTGGACGTCCGCACGCCGAGCAGCGCGGCGACCTCGCCGATCAGCAGATCGGGGCCGGGTACGTCGTCCTCGGGCGGCTCCCCGGCCAGCGTCTCCAACGCCTCGCGCGTCGCCCGCAACGACACCCGCTCCGCGTGCAGCGCCGCGTGCGCCGCGTCCACCAACGCCAGCGCACCGGGTACGTCCCCCTCGTGCACGGTCCGCATGATCCGCGTGGCCGCCACCGCCCCGTACCCCTGCGACACCGCCCGGTACGTCAGCAGCGCCCGCCGGTGCGCGTCCCCGAAGACCCGGTACCCCGAGTCCGTACGCGGCACGGGCGGCAGCACCCCGGCCTCCTCGTAGTTGCGGATCTGCTGCGTGGAGACACCCAGGAGGCGGGCCAGGTCGACGGGCCGGAGGCGGGCGGAGGTTCGTTCGAGTGCGGGCATCGGGTCGAAGGCTAGGGCGGTTCGAGGAGCGAGGGGAGGGAGTTTCCGGTCCGAGGAAGGACCGGCCGGCCGAGGACCGGCCGGCCGGGGGCGGCGGTGCCTACGCCTCCCCGCCCCCCACCCGCAGCAACAGCTTCCCCACGCTCTTGCGCGTGCCCATCAGCCGGTGGGCCTCCGCCGCCTCCGCCAGATCGAACTCGGCGGTCACCGGGAGGGACACCACCCCGTCGACGACCGCGGCGAAGGCCCGCTCGGCGAGGGTGCGCAGCTCGGCGGGCGCCGACGTGGCGAGGGCGAGGACGGAGAACCCGGACACGGTCAGACCGAGCGGGTACAGCTCCGGCTGGCCGACGGTCCACGGCCGCTCCCCGCTCGCGTTGCCGAAGGAGACCAGGCGGCCGAACGGGGCGAGGGAGGCGAGCCCGGCGCGGAGCGTGTCGCCGCCGACGGGGTCGAGGACCAGGTCGACGCCACGGCCACCGGTCGCGGCGCGCACCTCGTCCGCGAAGAACCCGGTGTCGGTGCCGGCGAAGACCTCGTCGTAGCCGTGGGCCAGCGCGTGCTTCGCCTTGGCCGCGTCCGACACCACCCCGTACACCGCCGCCGCGCCCGCCGCCTTCGCCAACTGCCCCGCCACGGTGCCGATCCCGCCCGCCGCGCCCTGCACGAGCACCCTCTCCCCGGCCCGCAGCCGCCCCACCGCGTGCACGAGCGCGTACGCCGTCGGCAGCACGGTGGGGAGCGTGGCGCCCGTACGGAGGCCCAGGCCCTCGGGCAGCGGGAACACGGTCACCGCGTCGGCCACCACCACCTCCGCGTACGCGCCCGCGTCCGTCAGCGCGGTCACCTGCTGCCCGACGCTCAGCCCCTCGACGCCCTCGCCGAGCGCGCGCACCCGTCCGGAGACCTCCAGGCCGGGGCGGTAGGGGAGCGCCGGGACCCGGTAGCCCTCGGCGCGGGCCTTCAGGTCGGCGAAGTTCACCCCGGCGTACGCCACATCGACGCTGACCTGCCCGGGGCCGGGCTCGGGAACCTCCGCCTCCACCACCGTCAGGACCTCGGGGTCGCCGTACTCCTGGAACTCGATCGCGCGCATGCCGGACTCCCGCTCGACTGTTCAATGAAAAGCGAACACTCGCGAGTGTATGGTTCTCATCGAACACTTCGCAAGGCGCGGCCACTCTGCAAGGCGCGGGCACTCTGCAAGGCGCGGGCACCCGCGAGGAGTGAAGCCTCCGCGAGGTGCGAGAGTCCTCCGCGAGAGGTGCGACAGGAAAGGGCGGACATGGCGGAACGTGCCGGCCATCGGGCGGCTCCCGAACACACCCACCCCGACGACGTCCCGGTCCTGACCGCCCTCGCGGCCCTCGCCGATCCCGTACGCATCACGCTCGTACGGGAGTTGGCGGGCTCCCCGGTCTGGACGCGCAGCTGCGGCAGCTTCGACGTGCCGGTCGGCAAGGCCGCCCTCAGTCACCACTTCTCGGTGCTCCGCGGTGCCGGACTGGTCGAACAGCGCGACGAGGGCGCCAGGCGCGTCAACCGCCTGCGCCGCGAGGAGTTCGACGCCCGCTTCCCCGGGCTGCTCGCCCTCGTCCTGCGCGAGGACTGAGGTCTCGGCCCCGGCCGGGCCCTACTCCTCGCCGTCCTTCTTGTCGCCCTTGCTCCCCTTGCCCCCCTGGTCCGGCTTCTCCTCCTCCTGCCGCTTCAGCTCCTCCTCGCGGCGGCGCAGGTCGGCCTCCCAGCTCTTGAGGAGGGACTCGTCCTTCTTGTTGTCCTCGGCGAGGGACTTCAGGAACTCGGGGTTGTCGTCGGGGGCGACGTACTGCGTGCGGTGCTCGCGGTGCCACTCGGAGGGGGTGCGGCCGCCCGCGGGGGCGTTGCGGAGCTTGCCGGCGGCGAGCCAGGCGATCGGGCCGACGATCCAGAAGAGCAGGATGATGAAGACCCAGGCGATCTTCGGCAGGTGCTTCGCCTCGTCCTCGGGGGTGTTGAGGCAGTCGATGAACGCGTAGATCGTCAGCGCCAACGGCACGAGGTACATCAACACCCTGAGCATGGAACAGCCCCCTGGAAACGGCGGTGGGCCCGCGTACCGGCCCCCGGAAATGACGGCGGGACCGTGCGCCGGGCCCCGTGACGGGGTCAGGGTAGCCCCTCGGGGATACTTGACCCCATGGCTTACGACGATCTTCGCTCCCTGCTCCGCGCACTGGAGCGCGAGGGCGATCTCAAGCGCATCAAGGCCGAAGTCGACCCCTACCTGGAGGTCGGGGAGATCGTCGACCGGGTCAACAAGGCCGGCGGCCCCGCCCTGCTCTTCGAGAACGTGAAGGGCACCTCGATGCCCCTCGCGATGAACGTCTTCGGCACGGACCGCCGCCTGCTGAAGGCCCTCGGCCTCAAGTCGTACGGCGAGATCAGCGAGAAGATCGGCGGCCTGCTCAAGCCGGAGCTGCCCCACGGCTTCGTCGGCGTGCGCGAGGCGTTCGGGAAGCTCGGCGCGATGACCCACGTCCCGCCGAAGAAGGTGAAGGCGGACAGCGCCCCCGTACAGGAGGTGGTCCTCCAGGGCGACGACGTGGATCTGGAACAGCTTCCGGCGCTGTTCACCTGGCCGAAGGACGGCGGCTCCTTCTTCAACCTCGGCCTCACCCACACCAAGCACCCCGAGACCGGCGTACGCAACCTCGGCCTCTACCGCCTCCAGCGCCACGACAAGCGCACCATCGGCATGCACTGGCAGATCCACAAGGACAGCCGCAACCACTACCAGGTGGCCGCCAAGCGCGGCGAACGCCTGCCGGTCGCCATCGCCTTCGGCTGCCCGCCCGCCGTGACCTACGCCTCCACGGCCCCGCTTCCCGGTGACATCGACGAGTACCTGTTCGCCGGGTTCGTCTCGGGGAAGCGGATCGAGATGGTCGACTGCAAGACGGTGCCGCTGCAGGTGCCGGCGCAGGCGGAGGTCGTCATCGAGGGCTGGCTGGAGCCCGGCGAGATGCTCCCCGAGGGTCCGTTCGGCGACCACACCGGCTTCTACACCCCGCAGGAACCGTTCCCCGCCCTGAAGATCGACTGCGTGACGATGCGGAAGCGGCCGTTGCTCCAGTCGATCGTCGTCGGCCGCCCGCCGACGGAGGACGGCCCGCTGGGCCGCGCGACGGAACGCTTCTTCCTGCCGCTCCTGAAGATCATCGTCCCGGACATCGTGGACTACCACCTGCCCGAGGCCGGCGGCTTCCACAACTGCGCGATCATCTCGATCGACAAGAAGTACCCCAAGCACGCGCAGAAGGTCATGCACGCGATCTGGGGCGCCCACATGATGTCCCTGACCAAGCTGATCGTGGTCGTCGACTCCGACTGCGACGTCCACGACCTGCACGAGGTCGCCTGGCGCGCGCTCGGCAACACGGACTACGCCCGGGACCTCTCGGTGGTCGAAGGCCCGGTGGACCATCTGGACCACGCCTCCTACCAGCAGTTCTGGGGCGGCAAGGCGGGCATCGACGCCACGAAGAAGTGGACCGAGGAGGGCTACACCCGGGACGGCGGCTGGCCCGACATGGTCGAGTCCGACCCCGCCACCTCGGCCCTGGTCGACCGCCGCTGGAAGGAGTACGGCCTGTGACCAGCGCCTCCGCCGCGATCCCCCAGCCGGGCCGGACGAAGGCCTTCCTCCGCCTGGTGATGATCGAGCACTCGATCTTCGCGCTGCCCTTCGCGTACATCGCCGCGCTCACGGCCATGTTCCAGCTGGACGGCAACGTCCACTGGGTCCGGCTGCTCCTGGTCACCGTCTGCATGGTGGGCCTGCGTACCTTCGCGATGGCGGTCAACCGGATCATCGACCGCGAGATCGACGCCCGGAACCCGCGTACGGCACACCGCGAGCTGGTGACGGGCGCCATGTCGGTCAAGCACGCCTGGACGGGCGCCCTGATCGCGGTCGTGATCTTCCTCGGCTCGGCGGCGCTGCTGAACCCGCTCTGCCTGGCCCTGGCCCCCGTCGCCGTCATCCCGATGGTCGTCTACCCCTACGGCAAACGCTTCACGAACTACCCCCAGGCCATCCTGGGCCTCGCCCAGGCCATGGGCCCGGTCGGCGGCTGGCTCGCGATCACGGGGGAGTGGTCCTGGGACGCGGTCGTCCTCGGCCTGGCCGTCGGCATCTGGATCGGCGGCTTCGACCTCATCTACGCCTGCCAGGACGTCGAGTCCGACCGCGAGTCCGGCGTCCTGTCGGTGCCGGCCCGCTTCGGCATCCCGGCGGCGATCTGGGCGGCGAGGGTCTGCCACGTCCTGACGACGGGCCTGTTCGTCTGGTACGCGGTGGCGACGGACGCGGGCGCGTTCCTGTGGCTGGGCCTGGCGGTCGTCGCGGGCGCGTTCGTGTACGAGCACTCGATCGTGCGGCCGCACGACCTGTCGCGCCTGAACCGGGCGTTCTTCTCCGTCAACGGGTTCATCGGCATTGCCCTGTTCGTGTGTGCGCTGCTGGATCTTCTGGTTCGGGGTCTGACCCTCTGAGTACGGTGCGGCCTACCATCGAGTGCAGAGAGACGGAGGCCGACGTGACCATCTCGGACAGTGACCGCCTGCACTCGCAGCTCGCCCGGTACGAGGACATGTTCCGCGGATACCGGATGGAGATTGTCGAGGGCAACATCGTGATGAGTCCGCTGAGGCCGTTCCACAACGAGACCATCATGCGGCTTTGGACACAGCTGGAAGCTCAGCTGGGCCCGGAGTGGGGTTTCATCAGCGATGTGGCCATCCCGTTCAGCGACGACTTCGAGTTCTGCCCCGATCTCGCGCTCATCCCAGCGGCCGAGAAGAACCGGAATCTGACGTCCTACGCACCCGACCTCATCGAGCTCGCCATCGAGGTCGTCTCCCCAAGCAGCGTCCGCAACGACTACGAGGTCAAGAACAAGCAGTACGCCTCTCGAGGCATCCCGAATTACCTGATCTTCGATCCGCAGAAGGCGCATCTCGTCACGCTCTGGAATCCCGGCCCCGACGGCTACCGTGGACGAGACACGCTTCCGTACGGCGGCAAGCTCACCGTGGAGACCAAGATCGGTCGCCTCACGGTCGATTCCAGCCGCCTTCCTGTGGACCCCGGGTCACCCAGCGCGCCCTGAGCGCGGCCCGTCCGCCCGGCGCCGGAACAGGAACGCCGCCACCACCCCCGTCACCAACCCGATCAGATGCCCCTGCCAGCTGATGCCGGTCTCGGTCGGCGCGACCCCGGCCAGGATCGACCCGCCCCAGACGGCCGCGACGAGAACCCCTACCGCCACCCCCATCAGCCGCCGCTCGACGAACCCGCTGACGACCAGGAAACCGAAGAGCCCGAAGACCACGCCGGACGCGCCCGCCGTGTTCGTGTTGTCCGGGGATATCAGCCAGACCCCCAGCCCGTCCGCGACGATGATCAGCGCGCACACGGCGGCGAACCGGCGCAGCCCGCCGAGCGCCGAGAGGAAGCCCAGCACCAGCAGCGGCACGCTGTTCGCGGCGACATGGGCGAAGCCGAAGTGGATGAACGACGCGGGCACGACATCGACCAGCTCGGGCACCGAACGCGGCACGATGCCGAAGTCGTCCAGCGCATGGCCGGTCGCCGCATCGACGACTTCCAGGATCCACAGCAGCGCCACCCAGCCCACCATCAGCTTGGCCGCGGCCTTCGCACGGTCCCCGCGCGACCACTCCCGCTCCGGGCTCAGCGCCCCACGCACTCCACCAGCCATGTCGAACCCCCGAGTCATCTCGTCCCCTCCAGGAAACGGCCGTGCCCCCTTGACCGGTTCCCGCCCCGCGGCGCCGGATAGGCTCGGGGTCGTGAACCCAGTCAAGCCAGGAGAGACGCCGCGTACGCCTTGGATCGTAGGGGTGTCCGGCGCATCCGGCACCCCATACGCCGCGGCCGTGCTGCGCGCGCTCCTCGCCGCCGGCGAGCGCGTCGACCTCGTGGTGTCCCGGGCCTCGCGGCTGACGCTGCTGGACGAGACGGGAATCTCCTTCCGGGACGCGCACTGGCGCGACGACCTGCGGGAATGGCTGGCCCGCGGGGCCGACGGCAAGCCCGACACGTTCGCCGTGAACGTCGAGGGCGACCGCGTACGGCACTGGAGCGCAGGTGACCTGGCAGCGGGGCCGTCCTCGGGCTCGTACCCCGTCAAGGGGATGCTGATCGTCCCCGCGTCGACGGCGTGCGTCGCGGGCGTGGCCCTGGGGCTCTCCAAGGACCTGCTGCAACGGGCGGCGAGCGTGACCCTCAAGGAGAGCCGGCGTCTCGTGGTCGCCGTACGCGAGACCCCGTTGAACGGGCAGACCCTGCGGCACCTGGTGACCCTGGACGAGGCGGGCGCGACCGTACTGCCCGCGTCCCCGGCGTTCTACGCGGGGGCCACGCACATCCAGGACCTGGTGGACTTCGTCGCCGGACGGGCGCTGGACGCGGCGGGCGTCCCACACACCCTGTACCGGCGCTGGGAGGGCGACGTGGGCGGCGGACGGGCTTCCCGTACGACCGACTGAGCCGTAAGCGCCCACCCCGGCCCCGTATCACCCTCATCCCGCTCGTCCCACTGAGCACGTATCACCCACAACCTGAGCACGTAGCACCCACAACGCAACTCTTCAGCGGAAGGCAACCGATCGCATGGACGCGGTGGACAGGCAGCTCATCCAGGCCCTGAGGGAGAACGGCCGGGCCTCCTACGCGGAGCTGGGACGCCTCGTCGGCCTGTCGGGACCCAGTGTCACCGACCGCATCAACCGGCTGGAGGCGGCCGGTGTCATCACCGGCTATCGCGCCACCGTCAACGCGGCCTCCCTCGGCCTCGGCGTGACCGCGCTCATCGGCATCTCCCTCTCCGACGCCGTCGACCACGAGGACGTGGCGCAGCGGCTGCGGGACCTGGCCGAGATCGAGGACTGCTGGTTCATCGCGGGTGACGACTCGTACATGCTCAAGGTGCGCGCCCCCGACGTCGACGGTCTGGAGAAGACCATCCGCCGGCTCTCCGGCACGAAGGGCGTGTCCAGGACCCGTACGACGATCGTGCTCTCCACGAAGTGGGAGAACCGGGTGGGTGAGCTGCCGGAGGAGGAGTAGGGCAGGAGACGTAGGGTTGACGAGGTCTTCGAGGCAGACAGGCAGGTCGGTCGGTGAAAGGTGTGGGCATGGACGTCGGGCTCAAGCGCGAGCTGGAGGAGAAGGTCCGCTCCGGCGAGCGGCTGACCCGCGAGGACGGCATCGCGCTGTACGAGTCGGACGACCTGGCCTGGCTGGGCGGTCTGGCGCACGAGGTGCGGACGCGGAAGAACGGTGACGTCGTCCACTTCAACGTCAACCGCCACCTCAACATGACCAACGTGTGCACGGCCTCCTGCGCGTACTGCTCCTTCCAGCGCAAGCCGGGGGAGAAGGACGCGTACACGATGCGCATCGAGGAGGCGGTGAAGCTCGCCAAGGCGATGGAGGGCGAGAACCTCACCGAGCTGCACATCGTCAACGGCCTGCACCCGAACCTCCCGTGGCGCTACTACCCGCGCTCCCTGAAGGAGCTGAAGGCCGCCCTCCCGAACGTGTCCCTGAAGGCCTTCACGGCCACGGAGATCCACCACTTCGAGACGATCAGCGGCCTGTCGGCGTCCGAGATCCTCGACGAGCTGATCGAAGCGGGCCTGGAGTCGCTCACCGGTGGCGGCGCGGAGATCTTCGACTGGGAGGTCCGGCAGCACATCGTCGACCACCGCACCCACTGGGAGGACTGGTCGCGGATCCACCGCCTGGCGCACGAGAAGGGTCTCAAGACCCCCTGCACCATGCTCTACGGCCACATCGAGGAGCCGCGCCACCGGGTGGACCACGTCCTGCGCCTGCGCGAACTGCAGGACGAGACCGGCGGCTTCCAGGTCTTCATCCCCCTCCGCTACCAGCACGACTTCGTCGACATGCAGGACGGCAAGGTACGCAACCGCCTCCAGGCCCGCACCCAGATGGCAACGGGCGCGGAGGCGTTGAAGACCTTCGCGGTGTCGAGGCTGCTGTTCGACAACGTCCCCCACGTCAAGGTCTTCTGGGTCATGCACGGCGTCCAGACGGCCCAGCTGGCGCTCCAGCACGGCGCCGACGACATGGACGGCTCGGTCGTCGAGTACAAGATCACCCACGACGCGGACAACTACGGCACGCCGAACAAGCTGACCCGCGAGGACCTGCTCGACCTCATCCGCGACGCCGGCTTCCGCCCCGTCGAACGGAACACGAGGTACGAGATCATCCGCGAGTACGACGCCCCGGACCCGTCCCGCAGGGACTCCCCCCAGCCGATGCGGCTCTGACGGACAGGCTCTCCGCCTACGGCCCGATGAACCCGATGAGCCCGATGAAAAAGCAGGGGGCGCAGCCCCCGCTTTTTCAGGGGCGCGGGGAACTGCGCGAGAAGCCCCACCGGACCCGCACCCGGGGGTCGAAGGGGCGCAGCCCCTTGAGGATGGGACGGGTAGGGGCGGCGGGGGCGGAACCCCCTTGAGACGCCCCGCAGGTAATGATTACGGTCGCCCCATGCCCCTTACGTTCCACCTGGACCCACCCCTCACCCCCACCCTCCACG from the Streptomyces sp. NBC_00310 genome contains:
- a CDS encoding UbiX family flavin prenyltransferase is translated as MNPVKPGETPRTPWIVGVSGASGTPYAAAVLRALLAAGERVDLVVSRASRLTLLDETGISFRDAHWRDDLREWLARGADGKPDTFAVNVEGDRVRHWSAGDLAAGPSSGSYPVKGMLIVPASTACVAGVALGLSKDLLQRAASVTLKESRRLVVAVRETPLNGQTLRHLVTLDEAGATVLPASPAFYAGATHIQDLVDFVAGRALDAAGVPHTLYRRWEGDVGGGRASRTTD
- the mqnP gene encoding menaquinone biosynthesis prenyltransferase MqnP; translated protein: MTSASAAIPQPGRTKAFLRLVMIEHSIFALPFAYIAALTAMFQLDGNVHWVRLLLVTVCMVGLRTFAMAVNRIIDREIDARNPRTAHRELVTGAMSVKHAWTGALIAVVIFLGSAALLNPLCLALAPVAVIPMVVYPYGKRFTNYPQAILGLAQAMGPVGGWLAITGEWSWDAVVLGLAVGIWIGGFDLIYACQDVESDRESGVLSVPARFGIPAAIWAARVCHVLTTGLFVWYAVATDAGAFLWLGLAVVAGAFVYEHSIVRPHDLSRLNRAFFSVNGFIGIALFVCALLDLLVRGLTL
- a CDS encoding MerR family transcriptional regulator; translation: MPALERTSARLRPVDLARLLGVSTQQIRNYEEAGVLPPVPRTDSGYRVFGDAHRRALLTYRAVSQGYGAVAATRIMRTVHEGDVPGALALVDAAHAALHAERVSLRATREALETLAGEPPEDDVPGPDLLIGEVAALLGVRTSTLRVWEAAGLLSPRRARGTGYRHYAPDEVRDARFILALRRNHYLLDHIRPVLEDLRREGGTEALSSAITTRRTALTTRTAAMLEGAGHLHSYLTTE
- a CDS encoding rhomboid family intramembrane serine protease, with product MAGGVRGALSPEREWSRGDRAKAAAKLMVGWVALLWILEVVDAATGHALDDFGIVPRSVPELVDVVPASFIHFGFAHVAANSVPLLVLGFLSALGGLRRFAAVCALIIVADGLGVWLISPDNTNTAGASGVVFGLFGFLVVSGFVERRLMGVAVGVLVAAVWGGSILAGVAPTETGISWQGHLIGLVTGVVAAFLFRRRADGPRSGRAG
- a CDS encoding gas vesicle structural protein GvpA, with the translated sequence MVPQGEGGAGVARGGGSGNLYDVLELVLDRGLVIDAFVRVSLVGIEILKIDARVVVASVDTYLRFAEACNRLDLESGRKAPSQLTDIVGDTTEAGARGKSKGALTGAVQAVTDSLQKGRGDEDERGSVGREKQRVRSERSASRRSSRDREE
- the mqnE gene encoding aminofutalosine synthase MqnE; the protein is MDVGLKRELEEKVRSGERLTREDGIALYESDDLAWLGGLAHEVRTRKNGDVVHFNVNRHLNMTNVCTASCAYCSFQRKPGEKDAYTMRIEEAVKLAKAMEGENLTELHIVNGLHPNLPWRYYPRSLKELKAALPNVSLKAFTATEIHHFETISGLSASEILDELIEAGLESLTGGGAEIFDWEVRQHIVDHRTHWEDWSRIHRLAHEKGLKTPCTMLYGHIEEPRHRVDHVLRLRELQDETGGFQVFIPLRYQHDFVDMQDGKVRNRLQARTQMATGAEALKTFAVSRLLFDNVPHVKVFWVMHGVQTAQLALQHGADDMDGSVVEYKITHDADNYGTPNKLTREDLLDLIRDAGFRPVERNTRYEIIREYDAPDPSRRDSPQPMRL
- a CDS encoding Uma2 family endonuclease, whose amino-acid sequence is MTISDSDRLHSQLARYEDMFRGYRMEIVEGNIVMSPLRPFHNETIMRLWTQLEAQLGPEWGFISDVAIPFSDDFEFCPDLALIPAAEKNRNLTSYAPDLIELAIEVVSPSSVRNDYEVKNKQYASRGIPNYLIFDPQKAHLVTLWNPGPDGYRGRDTLPYGGKLTVETKIGRLTVDSSRLPVDPGSPSAP
- a CDS encoding gas vesicle protein GvpO, with protein sequence MTNGHESEKRRSPRQEPAEERLSAPEAMRSAIEQLTELLGRAPESVSALKPTDEGWEAQVEVLELERVPQTTSVMAGYRVVLDPAGKLLAYERGRRYTRAQVDRGNR
- a CDS encoding quinone oxidoreductase family protein, with protein sequence MRAIEFQEYGDPEVLTVVEAEVPEPGPGQVSVDVAYAGVNFADLKARAEGYRVPALPYRPGLEVSGRVRALGEGVEGLSVGQQVTALTDAGAYAEVVVADAVTVFPLPEGLGLRTGATLPTVLPTAYALVHAVGRLRAGERVLVQGAAGGIGTVAGQLAKAAGAAAVYGVVSDAAKAKHALAHGYDEVFAGTDTGFFADEVRAATGGRGVDLVLDPVGGDTLRAGLASLAPFGRLVSFGNASGERPWTVGQPELYPLGLTVSGFSVLALATSAPAELRTLAERAFAAVVDGVVSLPVTAEFDLAEAAEAHRLMGTRKSVGKLLLRVGGGEA
- a CDS encoding Lrp/AsnC family transcriptional regulator translates to MDAVDRQLIQALRENGRASYAELGRLVGLSGPSVTDRINRLEAAGVITGYRATVNAASLGLGVTALIGISLSDAVDHEDVAQRLRDLAEIEDCWFIAGDDSYMLKVRAPDVDGLEKTIRRLSGTKGVSRTRTTIVLSTKWENRVGELPEEE
- a CDS encoding ArsR/SmtB family transcription factor yields the protein MAERAGHRAAPEHTHPDDVPVLTALAALADPVRITLVRELAGSPVWTRSCGSFDVPVGKAALSHHFSVLRGAGLVEQRDEGARRVNRLRREEFDARFPGLLALVLRED
- a CDS encoding PLD nuclease N-terminal domain-containing protein is translated as MLRVLMYLVPLALTIYAFIDCLNTPEDEAKHLPKIAWVFIILLFWIVGPIAWLAAGKLRNAPAGGRTPSEWHREHRTQYVAPDDNPEFLKSLAEDNKKDESLLKSWEADLRRREEELKRQEEEKPDQGGKGSKGDKKDGEE
- a CDS encoding menaquinone biosynthesis decarboxylase is translated as MAYDDLRSLLRALEREGDLKRIKAEVDPYLEVGEIVDRVNKAGGPALLFENVKGTSMPLAMNVFGTDRRLLKALGLKSYGEISEKIGGLLKPELPHGFVGVREAFGKLGAMTHVPPKKVKADSAPVQEVVLQGDDVDLEQLPALFTWPKDGGSFFNLGLTHTKHPETGVRNLGLYRLQRHDKRTIGMHWQIHKDSRNHYQVAAKRGERLPVAIAFGCPPAVTYASTAPLPGDIDEYLFAGFVSGKRIEMVDCKTVPLQVPAQAEVVIEGWLEPGEMLPEGPFGDHTGFYTPQEPFPALKIDCVTMRKRPLLQSIVVGRPPTEDGPLGRATERFFLPLLKIIVPDIVDYHLPEAGGFHNCAIISIDKKYPKHAQKVMHAIWGAHMMSLTKLIVVVDSDCDVHDLHEVAWRALGNTDYARDLSVVEGPVDHLDHASYQQFWGGKAGIDATKKWTEEGYTRDGGWPDMVESDPATSALVDRRWKEYGL
- a CDS encoding GvpL/GvpF family gas vesicle protein, whose protein sequence is MSVYVYAITKAAHPLGLDHVKGVGEDPAELHAVSSGELSAVVSEAPEVLSVSRRDVEAHLDVQEQLWADGAILPMSFGFVAPDESAVEELLQERAEAFSQRLDELTGRAEFNVKGVLDEDTLLRAVLTESARARELNDAIREGGGTYEDRLALGELVAQEVQSRQEALGEEALAALRPYALAEQVTPPSQQYFVNASFLVDGEKSDEFAEAGGELAEALGEGVELRLRGPLPPYSFV